One Nicotiana sylvestris chromosome 12, ASM39365v2, whole genome shotgun sequence genomic window carries:
- the LOC138882959 gene encoding secreted RxLR effector protein 78-like gives MEFIDLEKSYDKVSMEVLWRCLKVSDILMAYIRVIKDMYDGAKTQARIVGADSEHFSIVMGLHLGSTLSPFLFALAMDVLSRHIQGAVPWCMLFADDILLIDETRSGVNARLELWR, from the coding sequence ATGGAGTTCATTGACCTTGAGAAATCGTACGATAAAGTTTCGATGGAGGTTCTATGGAGGTGTTTGAAGGTTAGCGACATTCTGATGgcgtacattagggtgattaaggatatgtatgatggtgCTAAGACTCAGGCGAGGATTGTGGGAGCTGACTCGGAGCATTTCTCTATTGTGATGGGGCTGCACCTGGGATCAActcttagcccatttttatttgcATTGGCAATGGATGTACTGTCGCGACACATTCAAGGGGCGGTGccttggtgcatgctatttgctgatgatatATTGTTGATTGACGAGACACGAAGTGGAGTTAATGCGAGGTTGGAGCTTTGGAGATAG
- the LOC138882960 gene encoding uncharacterized protein — MAGGNNELRERLTKLEALVGNVPDDEEFQTLMTRLAYLEAELARLSQENADLRTETVVLRRAVGEDAPQRGAERLKVRIPEPKAFSGARSARELENFLWDMEQYFHAIRVQDEMEKVTLTSMYLSEDAKLWWRTRVAEDESLGRPKIESWERLKKELKDQFLPSNTSWIARDKLKKLKHTGSVRAYVKEFTSLMLSISNMSEEDKLHNFMSGLQQWAQLELRRQNIQSLASAVAAADALGDFHLSDETSTSKSNDGKKDKAKEWKKCENGNAHEDKGKGKQEAGTSRSKEKGSKFSGCFLCDGPHRARDCPNKAVLNAMTAAEKRAALEALDSDKQSCWCQCNCS; from the coding sequence ATGGCTGGTGGTAACAATGAACTGCGAGAAAGGCTAACGAAACTGGAAGCATTGGTGGGAAatgttcctgatgatgaagaatTTCAGACCCTTATGACAAGGCTTGCCTACCTTGAAGCAGAATTGGCAAGGCTAAGTCAAGAGAATGCGGATCTGAGGACGGAAACGGTGGTGCTACGACGTGCTGTGGGCGAGGATGCTCCTCAACGTGGTGCTGAACGTCTCAAGGTGAGAATTCCTGAACCTAAGGCATTTAGTGGTGCAAGGAGTGCACGTGAGTTGGAGAATTTTCTTTGGGATATGGAGCAGTACTTTCATGCTATTCGTGTGCAAGACGAAATGGAGAAAGTAACCTTGACTAGCATGTATTTGAGTGAAGATGCTAAGTTATGGTGGCGCACTCGTGTGGCTGAAGATGAAAGTTTGGGTAGACCAAAGATTGAGTCGTGGGAGCGGCTTaaaaaggaattgaaggatcagttCCTTCCTAGTAATACATCTTGGATTGCTAGGGACAAACTGAAAAAGTTGAAACACACCGGATCAGTTAGAGCATATGTGAAAGAGTTCACATCTTTGATGCTGAGCATCAGCAACATGTCGGAAGAAGACAAGTTGCACAACTTCATGAGCGGGCTGCAACAGTGGGCACAACTCGAGTTGCGAAGGCAGAATATTCAAAGCCTTGCAAGTGCTGTGGCTGCGGCTGATGCATTGGGCGATTTTCACTTGAGTGATGAGACTTCTACTTCAAAGTCCAACGACGGAAAGAAGGACAAGGCAAAGGAGTGGAAGAAATGTGAAAATGGCAATGCACATGAAGACAAGGGGAAGGGAAAGCAGGAAGCTGGAACTTCAAGGAGCAAGGAGAAGGGCAGCAAATTCAGTGGTTGTTTCCTTTGTGATGGACCACATCGAGCGAGGGACTGTCCGAACAAGGCAGTGTTAAATGCCATGACTGCCGCGGAGAAGAGAGCTGCATTGGAGGCGCTAGACAGTGACAAACAAAGCTGTTGGTGTCAATGCAATTGTAGCTGA
- the LOC104234562 gene encoding uncharacterized GPI-anchored protein At1g61900-like isoform X4, protein MACAMTATRLKGLLSHQLLVVAIWLASYQNVVALHVPHKTGETSSTSELASPPKSGIFEPIEIPPAVIPHYPFPVKSLPPMYPSFPKTYDPVLTGRCPVNFSVISSITDKTASDCTRSLSTVVGNVICCPQFNSLLRIFQGFYSNHSDTLVLQSAVADDCFRDIISILASKGANSSIPGLCSVKSSNITGGSCPVKDIGTFEKTVNTSKLLEACSTVDTLKECCRPVCQHAISEAVLQISGIKTSHGGKNIVGVPSEIDTLSDCKGVVYSWIARKLRFDDANSAFRLLSSCKVNKACPLEFKQPLEVINACRNLAAPSPSCCSSLNAYITGMQRQMLITNQQAIMCAAAFGSMLQKAGVMTNVYELCDVDLKDFSLQAYGQEDLVYDNSTGFSFTCDLNDNIAAPWPSSLTGTSFSLCAPEMSLPALPTSETLGNSSCPRGGVDLLVPILLFFVSILFSRDFPES, encoded by the exons ATGGCTTGTGCGATGACCGCCACTCGTCTCAAGG GTTTGTTGAGCCATCAGCTGCTAGTCGTTGCTATCTGGTTGGCCAGCTATCAGAATGTAGTGGCTCTACATGTGCCACATAAAACAGGCGAAACTTCTTCCACATCTGAACTGGCTAGCCCTCCCAAAAGTGGAATCTTTGAACCAATTGAGATACCGCCTGCTGTCATACCTCATTATCCTTTCCCGGTGAAGTCATTGCCACCAATGTACCCTTCGTTTCCGAAGACATATGACCCTGTCTTGACTGGAAGATGCCCTGTGAATTTCTCTGTTATTTCAAGCATCACAGATAAGACAGCATCTGATTGTACTCGGTCTTTGTCAACAGTTGTAGGAAATGTAATATGCTGTCCTCAGTTCAATAGCTTACTCCGCATATTCCAGGGATTTTACAGCAACCATTCTGATACTTTAGTTTTACAAAGTGCGGTAGCTGATGATTGTTTTAGAGATATCATCAGTATATTAGCTAGTAAAGGAGCAAACAGCTCAATTCCTGGCCTATGCTCTGTGAAGTCATCAAATATAACTGGTGGGTCTTGTCCTGTGAAGGACATTGGCACTTTCGAGAAAACAGTGAATACAAGCAAGTTGTTGGAGGCGTGCAGCACAGTTGATACTCTTAAAGAATGCTGTAGGCCTGTTTGCCAGCATGCTATTTCTGAGGCCGTGCTTCAGATCTCAGGAATAAAGACGAGTCATGGTGGTAAGAACATAGTTGGAGTGCCTAGTGAAATTGATACACTTAGTGACTGTAAAGGAGTGGTCTATTCGTGGATTGCAAGAAAACTACGATTTGATGATGCCAATTCTGCATTTCGGTTGTTATCTTCCTGCAAAGTTAACAAAG CGTGTCCCCTGGAATTCAAGCAACCATTAGAAGTGATCAATGCGTGCAGAAATTTAGCCGCTCCTAGTCCTTCATGTTGTAGCTCATTAAATGCCTATATTACTGGGATGCAGAGGCAGATGTTGATTACAAATCAGCAAGCAATTATGTGTGCTGCGGCGTTTGGTTCTATGTTACAGAAGGCTGGGGTCATGACAAATGTTTATGAGCTTTGTGATGTTGACTTGAAAGACTTTAGTCTTCAAG CATATGGGCAAGAAG ATCTGGTGTATGACAACTCAACAGGTTTCAGCTTTACTTGCGACTTAAATGACAATATTGCTGCTCCATGGCCTTCATCATTGACCGGCACATCTTTTTCTCTATGTGCTCCCG AGATGTCGTTGCCGGCATTACCAACATCAGAGACATTAGGAAATTCTA GCTGTCCCCGTGGTGGAGTGGATCTCCTTGTGCccattcttttgttttttgtttctaTATTGTTTTCAAGAGATTTTCCAGAAAGCTGA
- the LOC104234562 gene encoding uncharacterized GPI-anchored protein At1g61900-like isoform X2, which translates to MACAMTATRLKGLLSHQLLVVAIWLASYQNVVALHVPHKTGETSSTSELASPPKSGIFEPIEIPPAVIPHYPFPVKSLPPMYPSFPKTYDPVLTGRCPVNFSVISSITDKTASDCTRSLSTVVGNVICCPQFNSLLRIFQGFYSNHSDTLVLQSAVADDCFRDIISILASKGANSSIPGLCSVKSSNITGGSCPVKDIGTFEKTVNTSKLLEACSTVDTLKECCRPVCQHAISEAVLQISGIKTSHGGKNIVGVPSEIDTLSDCKGVVYSWIARKLRFDDANSAFRLLSSCKVNKACPLEFKQPLEVINACRNLAAPSPSCCSSLNAYITGMQRQMLITNQQAIMCAAAFGSMLQKAGVMTNVYELCDVDLKDFSLQAYGQEGCLLRSYPADLVYDNSTGFSFTCDLNDNIAAPWPSSLTGTSFSLCAPEMSLPALPTSETLGNSSCPRGGVDLLVPILLFFVSILFSRDFPES; encoded by the exons ATGGCTTGTGCGATGACCGCCACTCGTCTCAAGG GTTTGTTGAGCCATCAGCTGCTAGTCGTTGCTATCTGGTTGGCCAGCTATCAGAATGTAGTGGCTCTACATGTGCCACATAAAACAGGCGAAACTTCTTCCACATCTGAACTGGCTAGCCCTCCCAAAAGTGGAATCTTTGAACCAATTGAGATACCGCCTGCTGTCATACCTCATTATCCTTTCCCGGTGAAGTCATTGCCACCAATGTACCCTTCGTTTCCGAAGACATATGACCCTGTCTTGACTGGAAGATGCCCTGTGAATTTCTCTGTTATTTCAAGCATCACAGATAAGACAGCATCTGATTGTACTCGGTCTTTGTCAACAGTTGTAGGAAATGTAATATGCTGTCCTCAGTTCAATAGCTTACTCCGCATATTCCAGGGATTTTACAGCAACCATTCTGATACTTTAGTTTTACAAAGTGCGGTAGCTGATGATTGTTTTAGAGATATCATCAGTATATTAGCTAGTAAAGGAGCAAACAGCTCAATTCCTGGCCTATGCTCTGTGAAGTCATCAAATATAACTGGTGGGTCTTGTCCTGTGAAGGACATTGGCACTTTCGAGAAAACAGTGAATACAAGCAAGTTGTTGGAGGCGTGCAGCACAGTTGATACTCTTAAAGAATGCTGTAGGCCTGTTTGCCAGCATGCTATTTCTGAGGCCGTGCTTCAGATCTCAGGAATAAAGACGAGTCATGGTGGTAAGAACATAGTTGGAGTGCCTAGTGAAATTGATACACTTAGTGACTGTAAAGGAGTGGTCTATTCGTGGATTGCAAGAAAACTACGATTTGATGATGCCAATTCTGCATTTCGGTTGTTATCTTCCTGCAAAGTTAACAAAG CGTGTCCCCTGGAATTCAAGCAACCATTAGAAGTGATCAATGCGTGCAGAAATTTAGCCGCTCCTAGTCCTTCATGTTGTAGCTCATTAAATGCCTATATTACTGGGATGCAGAGGCAGATGTTGATTACAAATCAGCAAGCAATTATGTGTGCTGCGGCGTTTGGTTCTATGTTACAGAAGGCTGGGGTCATGACAAATGTTTATGAGCTTTGTGATGTTGACTTGAAAGACTTTAGTCTTCAAG CATATGGGCAAGAAG GGTGCTTACTTCGAAGTTATCCAGCAGATCTGGTGTATGACAACTCAACAGGTTTCAGCTTTACTTGCGACTTAAATGACAATATTGCTGCTCCATGGCCTTCATCATTGACCGGCACATCTTTTTCTCTATGTGCTCCCG AGATGTCGTTGCCGGCATTACCAACATCAGAGACATTAGGAAATTCTA GCTGTCCCCGTGGTGGAGTGGATCTCCTTGTGCccattcttttgttttttgtttctaTATTGTTTTCAAGAGATTTTCCAGAAAGCTGA
- the LOC104234562 gene encoding uncharacterized GPI-anchored protein At1g61900-like isoform X1, translating into MACAMTATRLKGLLSHQLLVVAIWLASYQNVVALHVPHKTGETSSTSELASPPKSGIFEPIEIPPAVIPHYPFPVKSLPPMYPSFPKTYDPVLTGRCPVNFSVISSITDKTASDCTRSLSTVVGNVICCPQFNSLLRIFQGFYSNHSDTLVLQSAVADDCFRDIISILASKGANSSIPGLCSVKSSNITGGSCPVKDIGTFEKTVNTSKLLEACSTVDTLKECCRPVCQHAISEAVLQISGIKTSHGGKNIVGVPSEIDTLSDCKGVVYSWIARKLRFDDANSAFRLLSSCKVNKACPLEFKQPLEVINACRNLAAPSPSCCSSLNAYITGMQRQMLITNQQAIMCAAAFGSMLQKAGVMTNVYELCDVDLKDFSLQAYGQEAGCLLRSYPADLVYDNSTGFSFTCDLNDNIAAPWPSSLTGTSFSLCAPEMSLPALPTSETLGNSSCPRGGVDLLVPILLFFVSILFSRDFPES; encoded by the exons ATGGCTTGTGCGATGACCGCCACTCGTCTCAAGG GTTTGTTGAGCCATCAGCTGCTAGTCGTTGCTATCTGGTTGGCCAGCTATCAGAATGTAGTGGCTCTACATGTGCCACATAAAACAGGCGAAACTTCTTCCACATCTGAACTGGCTAGCCCTCCCAAAAGTGGAATCTTTGAACCAATTGAGATACCGCCTGCTGTCATACCTCATTATCCTTTCCCGGTGAAGTCATTGCCACCAATGTACCCTTCGTTTCCGAAGACATATGACCCTGTCTTGACTGGAAGATGCCCTGTGAATTTCTCTGTTATTTCAAGCATCACAGATAAGACAGCATCTGATTGTACTCGGTCTTTGTCAACAGTTGTAGGAAATGTAATATGCTGTCCTCAGTTCAATAGCTTACTCCGCATATTCCAGGGATTTTACAGCAACCATTCTGATACTTTAGTTTTACAAAGTGCGGTAGCTGATGATTGTTTTAGAGATATCATCAGTATATTAGCTAGTAAAGGAGCAAACAGCTCAATTCCTGGCCTATGCTCTGTGAAGTCATCAAATATAACTGGTGGGTCTTGTCCTGTGAAGGACATTGGCACTTTCGAGAAAACAGTGAATACAAGCAAGTTGTTGGAGGCGTGCAGCACAGTTGATACTCTTAAAGAATGCTGTAGGCCTGTTTGCCAGCATGCTATTTCTGAGGCCGTGCTTCAGATCTCAGGAATAAAGACGAGTCATGGTGGTAAGAACATAGTTGGAGTGCCTAGTGAAATTGATACACTTAGTGACTGTAAAGGAGTGGTCTATTCGTGGATTGCAAGAAAACTACGATTTGATGATGCCAATTCTGCATTTCGGTTGTTATCTTCCTGCAAAGTTAACAAAG CGTGTCCCCTGGAATTCAAGCAACCATTAGAAGTGATCAATGCGTGCAGAAATTTAGCCGCTCCTAGTCCTTCATGTTGTAGCTCATTAAATGCCTATATTACTGGGATGCAGAGGCAGATGTTGATTACAAATCAGCAAGCAATTATGTGTGCTGCGGCGTTTGGTTCTATGTTACAGAAGGCTGGGGTCATGACAAATGTTTATGAGCTTTGTGATGTTGACTTGAAAGACTTTAGTCTTCAAG CATATGGGCAAGAAG CAGGGTGCTTACTTCGAAGTTATCCAGCAGATCTGGTGTATGACAACTCAACAGGTTTCAGCTTTACTTGCGACTTAAATGACAATATTGCTGCTCCATGGCCTTCATCATTGACCGGCACATCTTTTTCTCTATGTGCTCCCG AGATGTCGTTGCCGGCATTACCAACATCAGAGACATTAGGAAATTCTA GCTGTCCCCGTGGTGGAGTGGATCTCCTTGTGCccattcttttgttttttgtttctaTATTGTTTTCAAGAGATTTTCCAGAAAGCTGA
- the LOC104234562 gene encoding uncharacterized GPI-anchored protein At1g61900-like isoform X3 yields MACAMTATRLKGLLSHQLLVVAIWLASYQNVVALHVPHKTGETSSTSELASPPKSGIFEPIEIPPAVIPHYPFPVKSLPPMYPSFPKTYDPVLTGRCPVNFSVISSITDKTASDCTRSLSTVVGNVICCPQFNSLLRIFQGFYSNHSDTLVLQSAVADDCFRDIISILASKGANSSIPGLCSVKSSNITGGSCPVKDIGTFEKTVNTSKLLEACSTVDTLKECCRPVCQHAISEAVLQISGIKTSHGGKNIVGVPSEIDTLSDCKGVVYSWIARKLRFDDANSAFRLLSSCKVNKACPLEFKQPLEVINACRNLAAPSPSCCSSLNAYITGMQRQMLITNQQAIMCAAAFGSMLQKAGVMTNVYELCDVDLKDFSLQAGCLLRSYPADLVYDNSTGFSFTCDLNDNIAAPWPSSLTGTSFSLCAPEMSLPALPTSETLGNSSCPRGGVDLLVPILLFFVSILFSRDFPES; encoded by the exons ATGGCTTGTGCGATGACCGCCACTCGTCTCAAGG GTTTGTTGAGCCATCAGCTGCTAGTCGTTGCTATCTGGTTGGCCAGCTATCAGAATGTAGTGGCTCTACATGTGCCACATAAAACAGGCGAAACTTCTTCCACATCTGAACTGGCTAGCCCTCCCAAAAGTGGAATCTTTGAACCAATTGAGATACCGCCTGCTGTCATACCTCATTATCCTTTCCCGGTGAAGTCATTGCCACCAATGTACCCTTCGTTTCCGAAGACATATGACCCTGTCTTGACTGGAAGATGCCCTGTGAATTTCTCTGTTATTTCAAGCATCACAGATAAGACAGCATCTGATTGTACTCGGTCTTTGTCAACAGTTGTAGGAAATGTAATATGCTGTCCTCAGTTCAATAGCTTACTCCGCATATTCCAGGGATTTTACAGCAACCATTCTGATACTTTAGTTTTACAAAGTGCGGTAGCTGATGATTGTTTTAGAGATATCATCAGTATATTAGCTAGTAAAGGAGCAAACAGCTCAATTCCTGGCCTATGCTCTGTGAAGTCATCAAATATAACTGGTGGGTCTTGTCCTGTGAAGGACATTGGCACTTTCGAGAAAACAGTGAATACAAGCAAGTTGTTGGAGGCGTGCAGCACAGTTGATACTCTTAAAGAATGCTGTAGGCCTGTTTGCCAGCATGCTATTTCTGAGGCCGTGCTTCAGATCTCAGGAATAAAGACGAGTCATGGTGGTAAGAACATAGTTGGAGTGCCTAGTGAAATTGATACACTTAGTGACTGTAAAGGAGTGGTCTATTCGTGGATTGCAAGAAAACTACGATTTGATGATGCCAATTCTGCATTTCGGTTGTTATCTTCCTGCAAAGTTAACAAAG CGTGTCCCCTGGAATTCAAGCAACCATTAGAAGTGATCAATGCGTGCAGAAATTTAGCCGCTCCTAGTCCTTCATGTTGTAGCTCATTAAATGCCTATATTACTGGGATGCAGAGGCAGATGTTGATTACAAATCAGCAAGCAATTATGTGTGCTGCGGCGTTTGGTTCTATGTTACAGAAGGCTGGGGTCATGACAAATGTTTATGAGCTTTGTGATGTTGACTTGAAAGACTTTAGTCTTCAAG CAGGGTGCTTACTTCGAAGTTATCCAGCAGATCTGGTGTATGACAACTCAACAGGTTTCAGCTTTACTTGCGACTTAAATGACAATATTGCTGCTCCATGGCCTTCATCATTGACCGGCACATCTTTTTCTCTATGTGCTCCCG AGATGTCGTTGCCGGCATTACCAACATCAGAGACATTAGGAAATTCTA GCTGTCCCCGTGGTGGAGTGGATCTCCTTGTGCccattcttttgttttttgtttctaTATTGTTTTCAAGAGATTTTCCAGAAAGCTGA